The region GGTCGGTACACGGAGCGCCGGCATGGGAAATGCCTTTATCGGACTCGCCAACGACGCAACCGCGCTGTACTGGAATCCCGCGGGACTCGCGCAGCTGCGTATGCGGGAGTTTTCGGTCGGACTGGCGAACATGGGTTACAGTAATGACGCCTCTCTCTTCAGCGTAACCGAAAACGGCGACAACAGCCAGATGGTACTCACCAACCTGAATTTCGCCGTGCCTTTCCCTGTTGTCCGCGGCAGCTTCGTTGTCGCAGCCGGCTACAACCGCATCCTCGACTACAATGGTGCCATGATGCTGGATGTATACAACCCGGAAAGCTCAATCCAGGCGTCGCTGTTCAACGAGGATTACGATCTGGATTTCGCCTGGAATCTCGGGCTGGAAGACGTGATTGTCGATTCGCTGCTCAACGAGAATCTCCCCGGCTGGCTGGCCATTCCCGTGGCCAACCGTGTTCAGCAGACCATCGACCAGTATGAAGAAGGCGGTCTGAATCAGTGGTCCATCGGCGGCAGTATGGAAGTCGCCCAGGGTGCCATGGTCGGCGTCTCGCTCAACGTCCTCAGTGGTTCTTACCGCTACGAGCGCACATTCATCGAAACCGATGTCAATAATGTGTGGCAGGGTGCCATCCTCGGTATCAATCCCGATCCCAATAGTACGAACGATATCCTGCGTACTGATTTCGATCGTCTCGATCTCTATGAGGAGATCAACCAGGACCTCTCCGGTTGGAACATGCGTTTCGGTTTCCTGTACAATTTCCGTGACAAGGCACGATTCGGCGTATCCATTCAGACCGCAAGCAGCATCACCGTGAACGAGGATTATTACAAATCCGGCGACAGCTATTTTGCCGACGGTTCCGGTGAAGGCTACGACCTCACGTTCAGCAACCACAATTACGAAATCATCACCCCGGCAGTGTACTCTTTCGGTGCCTCTGTCAATCCGGTGGAATCCGCCACCATAGCGGCCGATATCGAACTCGTGGATTATTCCAATATCGAATTCAATGCCAGCAACGACCTCGACGCCTTTGCACTGAGCGAATTCAACCGCAGTATTCGTCAGGAGTTTCGTTCGACGAACAACTTCCGCGTTGGCGGTGAATTCCGCGTGCCCAACACCGGTCTCGCACTGCGGGCCGGTTTCGGATATCGCTTCTCACCCTACGAAGCCGATGAAGGAAAAAGCGAGTACAACGTGACGACACTCTCCGCGGGCGTCGGCTACACCTTTGAACATAATATTTCCCTTCAGGCCGCCTACGTGCACTCAAGCCTCGAGACCTTCAGCTACCCGTACATCGATCCGGATACCGATGTGCCGGAAAGCGCATTTACCGTCAACCAGGAAATTGCGGTTTCCCAGCTCATGTTCGGACTGGTTTACCGCTTCTGACACAGGACGACACACCTGCATCAACCCCGGGGCACTCACTGGCCGCGGGGTTTTTGTTTTCACGGCATTTACAGTGAGTCCACTTCATGCATTGCTTTATAATGCGTCTCCCACTATATTGCCTAGCTTGTATATCTGTTCTTTTTTCGTGGAGTATTAAACATGGGAATGATGACAAAAATGCGCGACAATGCGCACGTATTCATCATCGCTTTTATTGTCGTCTTCGTCGCCTTTTGGGTGATCAGTGATGTTGATATCGGTTCCATCATGCAGGGCTCTGCCAACGAAATTGGTAACGTGGGTGGGAAGTCCATCACGTACCAGGAGTACCAGGCAGTAGTCGACCGCGTCGCCGAGCAGCGCCGCCAGCAGAATGAGGGACGTGAGCTTACAGAAAACGACTTCATGCAGATCCGTGAACAGGTCTGGAATGATTTCGTCACGCAGTCCATCGTCGAAAATGCCATTGAGGAATTCGGCATCACGGTTTCCGATCAGGAAATCACGGACTGGGTGTGGGACCTGAACAATCCCCCCGAACAGCTCGCACAGTATTTCAAGGACAGCACGGGCCGTTTCAACGCGCAGGCTTATGAGCAGTTCCTTCGCAATCCAGGTCCGGAAAATCAGGAGGCGCTCATCGCCGTTGAGCAGCAGCTCAAATCAGAACTGCTCCGCTCGAAGCTGACCAATATTCTCACCTCCTCTGTCATTGTCTCCGAAGATGACGTTCGCTGGAAATACATCGAGAATAATATCGATTTCAACGTCAGCTACGTGTTCTGGGATCCGCGCGTGTTCGCAGCCAGCGACACGAGCGAACCGACGGATGCAGAATACCAGAGCTATTACGAGAAGAACAAGGATCGCTTCAAAATCGAAGACATGCGTGTTCTCAAGTATGTGCTCTTCCCGGATGCACCTTCCAAGAGTGATACCGCTGCCGTGCTCAACGAGCTGAACAACATCAGCAAGATGGTGAGCGAAGGTTCGGATTTCCTCGAAATGGTTGAGCTAAACTCCGAGACTCCGTATGATTCCACCCAGTGGTCGACGCGTGAGAACGTCCCTGAGCAGGTTGCGGACAAAGTCTTCGATGTCCCTGTCGGCACTGTCGTCGGTCCCATCCCCAACGAGACCGGCCTGTCACTGTACAAGGTCATGGACTCCCGCACAGGCGATCAGAAGCTCTACAGCGCAGCGCACATTCTTTTCCGTACCGACGGCGGACAGGATGAGGCAGCGCAGAAAGCCAAGGCAGAAGAGGTGCTCGCCAAAGCAAAGTCGGGTGAGGATTTCGCAAAGCTCGCCGCGCAGTATTCCGAAGAACCGGGTGCCGCTGACCGCGGGGGGAAACTTCCCTGGTTCAGCAAGGGCCGCATGGTTCCGGAATTTGAAAACGCCGTCATGAATGCGCGTGCCGGACAGATCGTCGGTCCCGTCAAGACGCAGTTCGGCTACCATATCATCAAGGTGAACGGTTCATCCAACCGCGAAGTCAAGCTTGCGGAAATCCGGATGTCCATTCGCGCCGGCTCCCGTACCATGGAAGAGATTTTCGAGAAAGCGCGCAATTTTGCGTACTTCGCCAACGAAAACGGGTTCGAGCAGGAAGCCAATGCGCAGGGACTGCAGGTGCAGGAGACCGCGGAATTCGCGAAGCAGACTGGCTCGTATGTCCCGGGTATCGGTACAAATCCCGCCCTTATGCGCTTTGCTTTCGACAACAGTGTCGGTGATATCAGCGAGGTACATCGCGCCAGCAACGGCTATGTCGTCGCCATGCTCGCAGACACGCGCGATGCCGGCTATCGTCCGCTCGACGAAGTCCGCGATCAGATTCGCGCCCAGGTAATTTATGAGCGTCAGGTTGAAAAGACCTTTGACATAGCAAAGCAGCAGGACGCTGGTGGAAAGTCACTTGACGCGCTTGCGAACAGCAGCCCCAATCTCAACGTGACCACACCGCCGCCATTCAAACTGCAGAACGGCGTTCCCAATATCGGTCCCGATCAGGCTTTCATTGGAAAGATGCTCAAGCTCGAGCCCGGCAAGTCGACTGCTCCGTTCCGCGGCCTGCGTGGTATCTATGTTGTCCGCCTGCTCTCGAAATCTGATTTCGACGACACGGCATACAAGGTGAAGAAAGATGAACTGCGCAAGCAGGAGCTTTCCTCTCTGCAGAACGAATTTGTTCGTTCCTGGATCGAAGAAAAGCGTGACGATATCGACATCGTCGATAATCGACATAAATTTTTCCGCTGATGCCTCACGGCGCGGTGGAACTTTTCGCAGCCGCTTCCGATTTTGTGGAGTAGCACGCGATTAGCCTGACCACGAACTGAGGAACAGAATGCGCATCCCCCGGTGGAAGTACACGACAGTTACGAAACACCGGGGGATGCTGTTTTTTATCCTCATCCCTCTGCTCGTCTCCGGCGTCGCAACAGCGCAGGAGGGGACAGACGCGCAGCACAGGCTCCATTCCCTCTCCTTCTTCGGCGGCATTGTCGAAGACTCCCAGATCTTCCTCTCTCCCCAGTCACCGGATCCGGTAGAACGTCAGGCAAACACGGATATCGGCAGTACCTTCGGATATGGACTCAGTTACCGGTACCGCCTTTTTTCCACCGTGGCGCTGCAGCTGCACGGGGAATACGTGCACGCACGCAGTTCGTATCGCGATCAGGTGGGTACGAAGATTGAAAACGGCTACGATGTCTGGATCGCGGAAGTCAGTGGGATGTTCATGCTACCGTTCAGCAGCAGAAGATTTGAAATGTTTGTCGGTGCAGGGGCAGGGATGTATGTCGGACGCCGCGTGTATGTGATTGCGGATGTATCTTCCGAAACGGCCTCTTCACTCCCCGCTTTTGGTATCCACGTTCTGGTCGGTGCCGAATATCTGTTGACCGATCATCTCGGACTGCGTGCCGATATCGTCTTTCGTGATCCACAGATGTCGGTGGAAAACCGCTTCCCGCTGTCCACGGTACAATCCAACGGCGTTGCCTACCCGTTGGAGACCTCCCCGTTTCTCTCCCACGTAAATCTCAACGGGAATGTGTATGCGATCGGGATTTCCTGGCACTTCTAGGTGCATGGAATTCCATACGCGCCACAATCTTCCTTTCCCTCCGGCTCTCTACATTTTTTCCGGGGCACTGATACCGATGATGGAAAATCCGTTGGCCAGTACCTGCCTGGTCGCGTGGCACAGGGCGATGCGTGCGGCACTGAGCGCCTTGTCTTCCGTAACAACCCGGCAGTCGTGATAGAACTTGTGGAACGCCGTCGCCGCGTTGTGCAGGTATGTGCAGATATGCTGGGTGTCGTAGGTTCTCGCCGACAGCTCAATAATTTCACCGAACTGCAGCAGTACTTTGATCAGCGCAATTTCCGATTCATGCTGCAGCAGATCATATTGCCCCTCTGTTGCTGCACCCATGCCTTCACTTTCAGCAAAGCGGAGAATGCTCGCGATGCGTGCGTGCGCGTACTGGAGATAGTACACCGGGTTGTTCTCGCTCTGCTCCTGCGCAAGACGGATGTCGAACTCCAGGTGTGAACTGGCGCCGCGCATGATAAAGAAATATCGGACGGCGTCGCTGCCGACGTCTTCAATGAGGTCATCGAGCGAATACACATTGCCCGATCGCTTGCTCATCTTCACCGTTTCACCCTCATTGACAAAGCTGACCATCTGGTGGATGATGACGTCGACGTGGTCAGTGGAGAGTCCGAACGCGCGCACGGCTGCGAGCACGTCGGGTATGGTCGCGATATGATCGGCGCCGAAAATATCGATGATGCGGTCGAAACCGCGGAGAATTTTTTCCTTGTGATACGCGATATCGGGAAGACGGTAGGTGGGTTCACCCGTGCTCTTGACAATGACGCGGTCTTTGTCGGCCCCGAATTCCGTAGTCTTCAGCCAGACCGCGTCGTCTTTGTCGTAGGCCAGTCCTTTTTCCCTGAGATCCTTGAGCACCGCGTCAATTTTCCCTTCGCTGTAAAGACTGTCTTCATTGTAGAAGACGTCATGCTTGACCTGCAGGTGATCGAGCGTTTTCCTGATGGCAGCAAAGCACCACTGTTCGCCTGCTGAGCGGAAGAAATCCAGTTCCGCCGTCATTTTGCCATCGCCGTGCTCATCGGCAATTCCCTGTGCGATTTCGCGTATGTAATCGCCGGCGTAATGAATGTTTTCTTCCTGCTCCGCCTCGCCGAAAAGCGCGCGATAGCGCTCGCGCACGGTGATGGCGAGATTCTGCATCTGGTTGCCCGCGTTGTTGAAATAGTATTCGCGGGTAACCTTCCATCCCGTCCATTCCAGCAGAGAGCACACCGTTTCGCCGATACACACCTGTCGTCCGTGACCTGCATGCAGGGGACCTGTCGGATTGGCGCTTACCCATTCCACATTGACGGTTTTCCCTTCAAAGGCATTGCTCGCACCGTATCTGTCGCCCTGGGTGAGGACGGCGGTGAGTCCCTCATAAAGATAATTCTGCGCGAAGCGGAAATTGATGAATCCCGGTCCCGCGATTTCCACTGCAGCAATACGCGTGCTGTCGAGTTCCAGTGTATCGACGAGCTCCTGCGCGATCTGCCTGGGATTCTTCTTCGCCACGCGTGCGAGCGTCATTGCGATATTGCTCGACAGGTCACCGTGCTCCGCGACCTTGGGTTTTTCAAATTGTATATCCGCTTCAGACGGATCAATTCCGAGAGCGGACAACGCCGTCTCGATGCTGCGTTTGAGATAGTCTTTCATATGCTGTCTATGTAGGGGGGAGTGAGAATACTGTACCTGGACGCGGGACACATCATCCTGATCATGCCTGCGCGTCATTCATCATGGACCTGCGTGACGGGGGCATCGCCCCAGAGCCGTTCGAGGTCATAATATTCCCGCACTTTCGGCTGAAATACATGCACCACGACATCGACGAAATCGAGAAGCACCCACTGGAGATTGTTGAGTCCTTCCTTTCGCCATACTTTCACGCCGATTTCCACGGCGCCATCCATTACCGCATCTGCAATTGCCTTCACCTGTGTGTCGGATTCCCCACTGCAGACGACGAAGAAATTCGTGACGTCCGAAAGTCCCGTAAGATCCATGATGACGACATCCTGCGCCTTTTTCGACAGGGTCAGTTCCGCTGCTTGCCTGGCAAATTCTTTCGCTTCCAATATCTACCTGATTGTTTCTCTTTACTTGGATGGTTTGAGGGACTCGTAATCGCGTCCTATGACAACAGACACGTTGAGATAATAATCCGGATTTATCTGCTGAACAATGTTCTTTTCATCGATTCCGAGTGCATATGCCACTTTTCTCGCGGCCGCGAGATCACCGGTGCGATCAATGACGAGGGACTGCTCGACATCAAACGTCTTGTAATTCGACGACTGCACCACATCGAAATTCCTTTTTCTCAGGAAATCCGTGAAATCCTGAGCAATGCCTGACACACCGCAGCCGTTGAGGACATCGAGCTGGATGATTTCACCCGCGGTTTCTCCCTGCTCTGCATTTTCCGTCGTCCACTCCACCGGCTTGTTCACGATGGAATTTGTGATAAACGAGTACAGGAGGAAAAAAACGACGATGCTCAGCAGCGCGATGAGAATATTGAGAAAAAGATTTTTCGGACTCAGCTGTTTTTTCTTTTTGACCCTGGCCATGAGGCAAATATACATAAAAAAAAGCCGTGCACACGGCTTTTCGTGAATACCACTGTGTGTCGGCGATTTATTCGTCGTCGAAGTCATCAGACATGAAAAGCCCCGTTCCACCAAACATTCCATATCGCCCATAGGAACTGCCATACGGATAGTACCCGCCGAAAGGATAGCTGTTGTATTGCAGGCTGATGTTCATATCCTTGCTCGGTTTGTAGTCAATGCTCGCGCGGCGCAAAAATATGCCACTGATATCGTTCTTGAAGCTTTGACTGGCTGATCCGAACGGCGAAAACATCATGGAGATGTCGGCACGCACGGACAGCGGTTCCGCTATTCTGTAACGGAGACTGTTGGTGTACATTGACATTCCCAACCCCTGGTCTCCCATCATTCCATAACTGAAAGAAAGACTGTGTCGCATCTCGAGATTTTCCGGGTGGAAGAACCCGAGAATAGGTGCACTGCCGCTCTCCTGGTACATGCCGTCGGAAACCGAGGGACGACGCGGCTCTTCACCCCTGAACTGCGCCTGCAGCAGAACGGGGACAAAAAGGAAGAGGAGTATCGTAGTAAAATGACGCTTCATGGTGTTTACTTTCGTCCTTGAAATACTCTCGAATTCTACGCAGGACAGGGCAAAAAAACAAGTCACAGCCTCGTCCCGCAATCTGATTTCAGGGCCTGAATAACCGTAAAATTTGAACAGAAAAAACTTCAATTTTTTTTTCCCCCGTAAGTCATTACGGCACCCATACTTTGAAAAAATCAAGTCCTCACAAAGATTTTTTCATATTGAAATTCACTCGCGCGGTCTCTATACTAGTTCACATCCACAATGGCTTTTGAGGTGTGGATAAGTTGTGAATAACACCTGTTGAAATCCATACATACGTGTCCCTTCCGTCCGGATCGGGTTTGATTCCCGGAACGACACTCTGAGACACCCCTGACGCTCTTTCTCTAAAACACAAAAAACAAAAGATTTAGCGGAATTCCGGTTAAATCTCAGGGGGTGCTGTTGTTTTTTCTCAGCAGGAACTATTTGAGCGCAATAAAACGGATTTTTGTCTTAATTCTGTGAATAACTCCTCGCCCATGAACGTTGCAACCGAGAATTCTGCCGCCTCCGCATGGAGTGCATGCCTGGAATTCATCAAACCGCAGATCAAATCCCTTACATTCAAAACCTGGTTTGAACCCATCCTGCCCACCAGTCTGCAGAGCGGACTGCTGACGGTAGAGGTTCCCAGCACCTATTTCTACGAATGGCTCGAAGAGCATTTCTTCGACCTCATTCAGGCAGCATTGCACGAGGTTCTTGGAGACGAGGCCAGACTGCAGTACGCGGTGAAAATTCCCAAGGATGAGAAGCTTTCTCCCGCCGTACAGCATAATCCGTATCCAACGGGGGCAACCGGTGGAGCGGCAACCATGGGCGCGCAGAATGGTGAAATGCGACATATGCGTTCCGATTCTGCCCCGCGGCGTGATCCATTCGTTACCAATCTCAATCCGAAATTCACTTTCGACAGTTTCATCCGCGGCGATGGCAATCAGTTCGCGCGCGCAGCCGCACTCAATGTCGCAAACAATCCGGGCGAAACCGCATTCAATCCCCTCGTGCTGTACGGGGGTGTAGGACTCGGAAAGACGCATCTGATCCAGGCGATCGGCAACTACGTTTCGATGAACAATCCCCAGAAACGGGTCTACTACGTCAGCAGCGAGAAATTCACCATCGACTTCGTCGAGGCCATCGAGAAAAACAACACCATTGAATTTTCGAATTTCTATCGCAGCATGGATGTGCTCATTCTCGATGACATTCAGTTTTTCTCCGGGAAGGAAAGAACGCAGGATACCTTTTTCCACACCTTCAACACGCTGCATCAGCTCAAGAAGCAGATCATTCTTTCTTCCGATCGTCCGCCCAAAGACCTGGTCGGACTGGATGAGCGTCTGATTTCACGCTTCCAGTGCGGACTCACCGTTGATGTGCAGCCGCCTGATCTGGAAACGCGCATCGCCATTCTGCGTAAAAAAGCGGACGGCGATCACATAGACATTCCGCAGGAAGTAATAGAGTTCATCGCCTCGAACGTCAAATCGAACATTCGCGAACTCGAGGGCTGCTATATTGGACTGATCGCGCGCCATACGCTTGAACAGTGTCCCCTCGATGTCAATCTCGCAGAAAAGGTTCTGCGCAACGTGATTGATTCGGAAAAGAAAGATATCACGGTAGAACAGATACAGAAAATGGTGGCGGATCACTTCAAAATCCCCGAGAATTCGTTGCGCGCCAAAACCCGGAAGCAGGAAATTGTGCTTCCACGCCAGGTGGCGATGTATCTTTCAAAGAACCTCACGCGGGCTTCGCTGAAAACCATTGGACTGCACTTCGGTGGACGAGATCACAGCACCATTATCCATGCGTGCAAAACCATCGAGCGCAGTATTGCCAGTGATGACTCACTGCGTATGCATGTGGAAAAACTGGAAAAACAGATTTCCTATATTTCGCGCTGACCCGTCCACATTCGGTGGAATACGCTGTGGATAACCCCTTCAGGCAATGTTTCCGATGTGGAACATTGCCTTTTTCTTTGTTTTGGATTGCAGCAATTTCTGATAATGTTTTCCACACACAGTCCCCACACAGCTTGTACACATCAAGGATTTTCTCACGGGAATCCGGGTTATCTTATTGCAGGACAACAGTTACCTCTCGCCAACCACGGTTATCCACATATCCACATTCCTAATAATAAGAGCATATTTATTTATGAGAAATCCATGTTCATATCATTAGGGCGTGCATATGCAGCGTGAAAAGGAAAACATGGCAGTGATGGATGACATGCATGCGTTGTGGAAAAAGTTTGGGGTGAAAAATTCGCTGTGCCTTTGCGTATCCGGCAGTGTTGCGAGAGGGGAACAGACTGCGCATTCCGACACCGATATTCTGCTTCTGTACCAGGAAACAGAGGGGATGGAAGAAGGTACTACCGCAACTGGTGATGCAGATGAAATGCTGCGGTATCTGCATCGTGAGGGAAGCCACATCAGTGTGATAAGCCGGTCGCTGCAGGATTGCCTGGATATGATGGATGAGGATGTGCGCTCATGGGTGTCACAGATGGACGCCACGTACGTTGAAGGCAACAGGGAGTTGTTCGCTGATTTTCGCCGTGGGATGTGTCTGCAGGCGAAAACACACAGGATGCAATTGCTCGAGGCTTTATTCACTCTGGCGATGGAACGGCATGGTCAGTACGGTGAAACGCTTGCATTGCTGGAGCCCAATATCAAAAACAGTGCTGGCGCACTGCGCGATATCCATACGATATACTATATGTCATTGCTGATGGGTTCGGAGCAGCTTGACTGCGAGCCGGTACCCTGGCCGGAAGTGCGCAGCATACTGCGTACGGTGCAGTTGCAGGAGCTGCGTCGCGAGCAGTTGCTCGAAGCATACGATTTTCTGCTTCGCACGCGACAGGCGATGCATGATTGCAGTGGACACCTGCATGATACGCTTGATTTTGATCTGCAGCGTGAGGTCGCCGCAGAAATGGGGTATGGAGATGCGTCTGAGAAGAAGGGGGTGGAAGCATTCATGCGGCACTACTATCGTCACGCGCATACGGTTCATGTGGCACTGCAGCTTCTGTTTTCTGATCTCGGTCTGACGACAAGGCTTGAAATGCTGTCCGGCAGCAATACGACGACCGGGGAAGATGTGATGGAGCTTTTTCTGCAATCCTGCCGGGAAAAAATTCCTGTCAGCATTGGACTCGTGCGTCGTCTCGATGGCGATGCGGAACTTCGCTTTGACAGCGCGCAATGCAGGGCGATGTTCGATGAAATACTGAGACAGCCGGCATACGTCTATGCGACCCTTTCGCGCATGCATGAAATGCGCATACTCGGTCGGTTGCTCCCGGAGTTCCGTGCACTTTCCCAGTACTTTCAACACAACATCTACCATTTTTTCACTGCGGATGAACATACGCTGCGCTGCCTGCGCTCCGTTGAAGAATGGCGAGAACGTGGCGATGAGCATGTCGCTGTGGTGCTTCGTGAAATTGAAGATATATCCCCACTGCGCTATGCGCTGCTTCTGCACGACATTGCAAAACCCATCGACTTGAAACGCCATGAAATCGTGGGTGCCGATATGTGTGACGACATTCTCAGACGATTCAACCGTATGGATATTGCGGATGATGTTCGTTTTCTCGTTCACGACCATCTGCGCATGGAACAGCTCGCCTTTCGGAGAAATTTCAGGGACCTGGCAGCCCTCCAGCCATTTACTGAACGGGTGGAAAACCTGAACAGGCTTCGCCTGCTGTATGTGCTCACCTGTGCCGATATGTCCGCACTCAATCCTGGCGTCCTCACCGAATGGAAAAAGGATTTGCTGGCGGAATTATACGAAGCTGCAAAGCATCATCTTCTGCAGGATGATTCCACGGAGCAGATAAGCATACGCGAGGGTTTCATCGTCGAGGAAGCCACGAGTATGGAACATCATCAGTTCAATACTTCGGTTGACGACATCCTCGACGGTGAACTCATGCGGATGAGCGTAACGCATCATCGCTCGTATTCGGAAGTCACCATTTTCTGTGTGGACAGGCCGAAACTGCTTTCTCAACTTTCCGCTGCGTTCTTTGCCGCTGACGCCTCTATTGTGGATGCTGCAATTGAAACGCGAAATGATGTGGTGATAGACATGTTTCGAGTCGTCGATATCATCAGCGGGAATAATCTCGGAAGGGAACAGACACGGGAGTTGCGAGATATCATACGCAGCATGTGTGCGGGCGAGTGCGATGTCGAGCAATTGTATACGCGCAGCAGAAGAAAGTGGATACGACGTCTGCGAAAAATGCCGCGTGAAAATATCAAAACAGCTGTAGAATATATTCCGCATACGGCGGCGGATGGCGCACGGCAGACTATTGTCGAAGTTTACGCCCCGGATACATTCGGTCTTCTCTACAGACTTGCAGGTGAACTGTCAGAATTTGGATTGAACGTGGTATTTGCCAAAATTGCAACCCGAGTGGATGGCGTCGTCGACAGCTTCTATGTCGTCGATTCCGCTGGGAATCCACTCGATGATGA is a window of bacterium DNA encoding:
- a CDS encoding outer membrane protein transport protein, which codes for MKRALSIFIFLMLAWSMQAQAQVIEDALRLSHTGTVVGTRSAGMGNAFIGLANDATALYWNPAGLAQLRMREFSVGLANMGYSNDASLFSVTENGDNSQMVLTNLNFAVPFPVVRGSFVVAAGYNRILDYNGAMMLDVYNPESSIQASLFNEDYDLDFAWNLGLEDVIVDSLLNENLPGWLAIPVANRVQQTIDQYEEGGLNQWSIGGSMEVAQGAMVGVSLNVLSGSYRYERTFIETDVNNVWQGAILGINPDPNSTNDILRTDFDRLDLYEEINQDLSGWNMRFGFLYNFRDKARFGVSIQTASSITVNEDYYKSGDSYFADGSGEGYDLTFSNHNYEIITPAVYSFGASVNPVESATIAADIELVDYSNIEFNASNDLDAFALSEFNRSIRQEFRSTNNFRVGGEFRVPNTGLALRAGFGYRFSPYEADEGKSEYNVTTLSAGVGYTFEHNISLQAAYVHSSLETFSYPYIDPDTDVPESAFTVNQEIAVSQLMFGLVYRF
- a CDS encoding peptidylprolyl isomerase translates to MGMMTKMRDNAHVFIIAFIVVFVAFWVISDVDIGSIMQGSANEIGNVGGKSITYQEYQAVVDRVAEQRRQQNEGRELTENDFMQIREQVWNDFVTQSIVENAIEEFGITVSDQEITDWVWDLNNPPEQLAQYFKDSTGRFNAQAYEQFLRNPGPENQEALIAVEQQLKSELLRSKLTNILTSSVIVSEDDVRWKYIENNIDFNVSYVFWDPRVFAASDTSEPTDAEYQSYYEKNKDRFKIEDMRVLKYVLFPDAPSKSDTAAVLNELNNISKMVSEGSDFLEMVELNSETPYDSTQWSTRENVPEQVADKVFDVPVGTVVGPIPNETGLSLYKVMDSRTGDQKLYSAAHILFRTDGGQDEAAQKAKAEEVLAKAKSGEDFAKLAAQYSEEPGAADRGGKLPWFSKGRMVPEFENAVMNARAGQIVGPVKTQFGYHIIKVNGSSNREVKLAEIRMSIRAGSRTMEEIFEKARNFAYFANENGFEQEANAQGLQVQETAEFAKQTGSYVPGIGTNPALMRFAFDNSVGDISEVHRASNGYVVAMLADTRDAGYRPLDEVRDQIRAQVIYERQVEKTFDIAKQQDAGGKSLDALANSSPNLNVTTPPPFKLQNGVPNIGPDQAFIGKMLKLEPGKSTAPFRGLRGIYVVRLLSKSDFDDTAYKVKKDELRKQELSSLQNEFVRSWIEEKRDDIDIVDNRHKFFR
- the argS gene encoding arginine--tRNA ligase, with the translated sequence MKDYLKRSIETALSALGIDPSEADIQFEKPKVAEHGDLSSNIAMTLARVAKKNPRQIAQELVDTLELDSTRIAAVEIAGPGFINFRFAQNYLYEGLTAVLTQGDRYGASNAFEGKTVNVEWVSANPTGPLHAGHGRQVCIGETVCSLLEWTGWKVTREYYFNNAGNQMQNLAITVRERYRALFGEAEQEENIHYAGDYIREIAQGIADEHGDGKMTAELDFFRSAGEQWCFAAIRKTLDHLQVKHDVFYNEDSLYSEGKIDAVLKDLREKGLAYDKDDAVWLKTTEFGADKDRVIVKSTGEPTYRLPDIAYHKEKILRGFDRIIDIFGADHIATIPDVLAAVRAFGLSTDHVDVIIHQMVSFVNEGETVKMSKRSGNVYSLDDLIEDVGSDAVRYFFIMRGASSHLEFDIRLAQEQSENNPVYYLQYAHARIASILRFAESEGMGAATEGQYDLLQHESEIALIKVLLQFGEIIELSARTYDTQHICTYLHNAATAFHKFYHDCRVVTEDKALSAARIALCHATRQVLANGFSIIGISAPEKM
- the rsfS gene encoding ribosome silencing factor, which translates into the protein MEAKEFARQAAELTLSKKAQDVVIMDLTGLSDVTNFFVVCSGESDTQVKAIADAVMDGAVEIGVKVWRKEGLNNLQWVLLDFVDVVVHVFQPKVREYYDLERLWGDAPVTQVHDE
- a CDS encoding LytR C-terminal domain-containing protein — protein: MARVKKKKQLSPKNLFLNILIALLSIVVFFLLYSFITNSIVNKPVEWTTENAEQGETAGEIIQLDVLNGCGVSGIAQDFTDFLRKRNFDVVQSSNYKTFDVEQSLVIDRTGDLAAARKVAYALGIDEKNIVQQINPDYYLNVSVVIGRDYESLKPSK
- the dnaA gene encoding chromosomal replication initiator protein DnaA — translated: MNVATENSAASAWSACLEFIKPQIKSLTFKTWFEPILPTSLQSGLLTVEVPSTYFYEWLEEHFFDLIQAALHEVLGDEARLQYAVKIPKDEKLSPAVQHNPYPTGATGGAATMGAQNGEMRHMRSDSAPRRDPFVTNLNPKFTFDSFIRGDGNQFARAAALNVANNPGETAFNPLVLYGGVGLGKTHLIQAIGNYVSMNNPQKRVYYVSSEKFTIDFVEAIEKNNTIEFSNFYRSMDVLILDDIQFFSGKERTQDTFFHTFNTLHQLKKQIILSSDRPPKDLVGLDERLISRFQCGLTVDVQPPDLETRIAILRKKADGDHIDIPQEVIEFIASNVKSNIRELEGCYIGLIARHTLEQCPLDVNLAEKVLRNVIDSEKKDITVEQIQKMVADHFKIPENSLRAKTRKQEIVLPRQVAMYLSKNLTRASLKTIGLHFGGRDHSTIIHACKTIERSIASDDSLRMHVEKLEKQISYISR
- a CDS encoding HD domain-containing protein; its protein translation is MQREKENMAVMDDMHALWKKFGVKNSLCLCVSGSVARGEQTAHSDTDILLLYQETEGMEEGTTATGDADEMLRYLHREGSHISVISRSLQDCLDMMDEDVRSWVSQMDATYVEGNRELFADFRRGMCLQAKTHRMQLLEALFTLAMERHGQYGETLALLEPNIKNSAGALRDIHTIYYMSLLMGSEQLDCEPVPWPEVRSILRTVQLQELRREQLLEAYDFLLRTRQAMHDCSGHLHDTLDFDLQREVAAEMGYGDASEKKGVEAFMRHYYRHAHTVHVALQLLFSDLGLTTRLEMLSGSNTTTGEDVMELFLQSCREKIPVSIGLVRRLDGDAELRFDSAQCRAMFDEILRQPAYVYATLSRMHEMRILGRLLPEFRALSQYFQHNIYHFFTADEHTLRCLRSVEEWRERGDEHVAVVLREIEDISPLRYALLLHDIAKPIDLKRHEIVGADMCDDILRRFNRMDIADDVRFLVHDHLRMEQLAFRRNFRDLAALQPFTERVENLNRLRLLYVLTCADMSALNPGVLTEWKKDLLAELYEAAKHHLLQDDSTEQISIREGFIVEEATSMEHHQFNTSVDDILDGELMRMSVTHHRSYSEVTIFCVDRPKLLSQLSAAFFAADASIVDAAIETRNDVVIDMFRVVDIISGNNLGREQTRELRDIIRSMCAGECDVEQLYTRSRRKWIRRLRKMPRENIKTAVEYIPHTAADGARQTIVEVYAPDTFGLLYRLAGELSEFGLNVVFAKIATRVDGVVDSFYVVDSAGNPLDDEVRKQDLRSRLLRQINEMTQQ